In Coregonus clupeaformis isolate EN_2021a chromosome 7, ASM2061545v1, whole genome shotgun sequence, one genomic interval encodes:
- the LOC123491212 gene encoding trafficking regulator of GLUT4 1-like — protein MASNTIAAPSGAEGEQQREQTITLQPTSAEHQETAPDSSQSESKDHLAVISEKMETSNGMCAADSSPTSSISSPKRLQHAKPTNGRARKGSRSGSLLGHGAGSPRPSISRQPSTVPEEDDGKPPRDYLILAILSCFCPLWPINIVGLVFSVMSRKSLQLGNVDGARRLGRNAMVLSIVSLVGGVIIIIAAIVLNWGSIIKS, from the exons ATGGCTTCCAACACCATCGCTGCCCCCAGTGGAGCAGAGGGAGAACAGCAGCGGGAGCAGACCATCACCTTACAGCCAACCAGCGCTGAGCACCAAGAGACAGCCCCTGACTCCAGCCAATCGGAATCCAAAGACCACTTGGCAGTAATCAGCGAGAAGATGGAGACCA GTAATGGAATGTGTGCTGCCGACTCCTCGCCCACATCTTCCATTTCGTCCCCCAAGCGACTGCAACACGCCAAACCAACCAACGGCCGGGCGCGGAAAGGAAGCCGCTCTGGGTCCCTGCTGGGTCATGGGGCAGGGTCTCCCAGGCCTTCCATCAGCCGTCAGCCCAGCACCGTGCCAGAGGAGGACGACGGCAAGCCCCCTAGAGACTACCTGATCCTGGCCATCCTGTCCTGCTTCTGCCCCTTGTGGCCCATCAACATTGTGGGTCTCGTCTTCTCTGTTATG TCGAGGAAAAGCCTACAGCTAGGGAACGTTGACGGGGCGCGGCGTCTGGGCCGGAACGCAATGGTGCTGTCTATCGTCTCGCTAGTTGGCggggtcatcatcatcatcgcggCCATCGTCTTAAACTGGGGAA GTATAATAAAATCCTGA